The Streptomyces rimosus genomic interval GGCCGCCAGTCCGACCAGGGAGCCCTGGGACGGGATGACGGCGTCGGCCATGAGGGCGGCGCCGGCGCCGGATGCCACCTCGACGGTCAGCCCGTCCGCGTCGCGCGGCAGCAGTACGGCGGCGGAGTCGGCCTGGGCGACCTCCAAGGACCGCCGGGCGATGAGGCCCAGTACCTCATCGATGCCGGCGCCGGACAACAGGCTGCGGGTGATCTCCCCCAGGGCCTCCAGGCGCTGTTCGCGCCGCAGGCTCTCGTGGTACAGCCGCGCGTTGTCGATCGCGACTCCGGCCGCGACCGCAAGGGTGGACACCACGGCCTCGTCGTCGGCGTCGAAGAGCGCCCCGTCGCGCTTCTCGGTGAGATAGAGGTTGCCGAAGACTTCTCCTCGGACGCGGATCGGCACGCCGAGGAAGGTGCGCATGGCCGGGTGGTGTTCGGGGAAGCCGTGGCTCGCCGGGTGTTGGGTCAGGTCCGCCAGGCGGAGGGATTCGGGGTGGCGGATCAGTTCCCCGAGGATGCCGTGTCCCTCGGGCAGCGGCCCGATGCGCGCGATCAGTTCATCCGTCATGCCCACGGGCAGGAAGTCGGACAGGTAGGCGCCCTGCCCGACGGTGCCCAGCGCGCCGTACTCGGCTTTGGTGAGGGTCGCCGCAGCCTGCACGATGTGCCGCAGGACTTCGGAGAGTTCGAGTTCGCGCCCGACACCGAGCACCGCCTCCAGCAGGCTGTACATGCGGCTTTGTACGGTACGCGCGGCGTCCAGCCTGGACTGCAGCTCTTCCAGCAGCGCATCCAGGCGCAACTGCGGCAGCGGGAGTGGTGTCGGCCGCGCGCTCCCGTCGGCCCTGTCCGTCATGGCTCTCACCTCCGGACTCTGAGGGCAGCGTATTCCGTGCGGGTGAGCCCGGGGAGGCCGCCAGTGCGGTTCCGGGGATTGGCCGGGCCGGGCAGTTCTTCTGGTTCACCGCGGGGAGTCTCCTGTGCCGCACGTGTCAACGGCCGTGCCCGGCCACGGTGGCTCTCCCCTGCGCACCGAGCCGGCGGCCTGCCCCGGTGACCGGTGCCGCCTGCGGTGTGAGGACGTCAGGTGCCAGGGCACGCTGGTGACCATGACATCGGGGACGAAGAGCAGCCGGCTTTTGAGCCACAGCGCCGACTGGTTGTGCAGCAGGTTCTCCCACCAGTGGCCGACGACGTATTCGGGGATGAACACGCTGACCACCGTGCGGGGGCCGGCGCGGCCGAGGGAGCGTACGTACGCCACGGCCGGCCGGGTGATCTCCCGGTAGGGCGAGCGCAGCATCCGCAGCGGGACGTCGACGCCGAGGCTGTCCCACTGCGAGCGCAGGGTGTCGGCTTCTTCCCGTTCGACCATGACGGTGAGGGCTTCCAGGATGTCGGGGTGGGTGGCGCGCGCGTAGGCGAGGGCCCGGAGGGTGGGGCGTTGCAGGTGGGAGACGAGGACGACGGCGTGTACGCGGGTGGGTGAGCGCAGGTCGGCAGCGGGGTCGACGGCCTTCAGCTCGTCGGCGACGGTGGTGTAGTGCCAGTGGATCGCGCGCATCGTCAGCCACAGAACCACCGCCGCGATCACCGCGAGGTAGGCGCCCTGGGTGAACTTGGTGGCCAGCACGATCACCAGAACCGATGCCGTCACCACGGTTCCCACGGCGTTGGTCGCCCGCGCGCGGTGGTGGCGCCGGCGCACCGCCGGGTCCCGCTCGGTGGCCAGGGCGTGTTTCCAGTGCCGGACCATGCCCGCCTGGGAGAGGGTGAAGGAGGTGAAGACGCCGAGGATGTACAGGTGGATGAGGCTGGTCACCGAGGCGTGGTAGGCCCACAGCAGGGCGCCGGCGGTCAGGGCCAGGAAGACGATGCCGTTGGAGAAGGCGAGGCGGTCGCCGCGGGTGTGCAGTTGGCGTGGCAGGTAGCGGTGCTGGGCCAGGACCGAGGAGAGCAGCGGGAAGCCGTTGAACGCGGTGTTGGCGGCGAGGACCAGGACCAGGGCGGTGGCGGCCTGGACGAAGAAGAAGCCGAAGCCGTGGCCGCCGAAGACCGCCGCCGCGAGCTGGGCGATGACGGTGCGCTGCGGGGTGTGGGCGCAGTCGGTCACGGCGGGGGTGAGGTCGCAGGTGTGCTCGGTGATGTGGACCTTGCTGATCAGGGCCAGGGCGGTGATGCCGGAGAACATCGCCA includes:
- a CDS encoding APC family permease, encoding MPKLLDMVKRIVIGRALPTEDVQETLLPKRLALPVFASDPLSSVAYATQEILLVLALGGLAYLYLAPWVAVAVVVLMAVVVLSYRQVVHAYPSGGGSYTVVSTNLGPSAGLVVAASLLVDYVMTVAVSVASGVDNIISALPALHTYRTLMAVLFVALLATLNLRGVRESGRVFAAPTYLFITAILLMCATGLLRWLLGDAPVAESARYGIQAAPGQDDLAPLALLLLALRAFSSGCTALTGVEAIANGVPAFRRPKSRNAATTLAVMGGVAVAMFSGITALALISKVHITEHTCDLTPAVTDCAHTPQRTVIAQLAAAVFGGHGFGFFFVQAATALVLVLAANTAFNGFPLLSSVLAQHRYLPRQLHTRGDRLAFSNGIVFLALTAGALLWAYHASVTSLIHLYILGVFTSFTLSQAGMVRHWKHALATERDPAVRRRHHRARATNAVGTVVTASVLVIVLATKFTQGAYLAVIAAVVLWLTMRAIHWHYTTVADELKAVDPAADLRSPTRVHAVVLVSHLQRPTLRALAYARATHPDILEALTVMVEREEADTLRSQWDSLGVDVPLRMLRSPYREITRPAVAYVRSLGRAGPRTVVSVFIPEYVVGHWWENLLHNQSALWLKSRLLFVPDVMVTSVPWHLTSSHRRRHRSPGQAAGSVRRGEPPWPGTAVDTCGTGDSPR